GCAGCGACGGCCTGACCTCGGCGGTGGAAACCAACATGCGCCCCGGTGGCATGCACATCTGGGACCTGGCGCGGCTGGCCTTCGTCGATTTCGACCCCTGGGAGCGCTGGGTCAGATGGGCCGTGGAGGGGTCGGTCGAGCCCCACGATCCGGTGGCGCGGGGTTACTGCGGCATCCGCCTGCTGCGGGCGCCGTCGGGTGGTTTATTGCGCGCGGTGCCGGACATCGAAGCGCTGGCCCGGGAGCTGAACATCGAACTGGTCGAGGCGGTGTACAGCAAACGCCTCAGTGATTCGGTCACGGCGCTGGTCAAGGACAACACCTCGTTCATCGGCCACATCGTGCTGTTCAACGAACACTACACGGCACTCAGCGACAACTTGCTGCGCCTCGCCGAGGCCATCGAGTCCCGTGTCGAAGTCACCGCTCTGGCAGCACCGGCGAGAGCCGTGGGCTGAGCCATTGAGAACGTTTTTCAAGGTTTGTGGGTCAAGGGGATCGGGTTAAATGATTGTGCAGAAAAAGATGTCTTGCGATGAACGCTTCATTGCCCTGGCAAAGGAGCTCGACTACGACATTTACGGTGAGAACACCGTTGGCGGGCACTACGCGCCGCTGGTCAGGCATCACGATGAGCTGTACATCAGCGGCCTGGTGCCGCGCACCAACGGCAGGATCCAGTATCCGGGCCGGGTGGGGCTGGAGCTCGACATGGCGGACGCCCAGGCCGCAGCCAGTATCAGTGCCATGCGCGGCCTGGCGCTGATCGTCGATGCCATCGGCTCGCTGGACAAGATCAAATCGCTGATCCGCATCACGGTCTACGTGAAGTGCACCGCAGACTTTGTTGACCTCAGTGAAGTCGCCAACGGCGCCTCGGACGTCTTCAGTCATGTACTGGGCGATGCCGGAAAACATACCCGCACCACGGTCGGTGTATATCAGTTGCCAAAAAATGCGGCCGTCGAAGTTGACATGATTGTGGCGCTGCGGCCTTCGGTCTTATAAGAGTTATTTATCTGGCTTTACACTGAACCATTGTTTGTCTAATGTTTTGTTACTTGATTGGACGACAGGTCGGTGTTTACAGATGAATAACTTCAAGGGCGGGTATTTTTCATATAAGGATTTTCGTCAGAGCCTGGGCAATCCACCGGCCAATGCTCAAGTATGGAAGCACAACGAGCTGTCGGACCTGCGCCACAGTCTCGATGCCAGCGAGGTCGATATCGTCTCGCTGGCTCGTGACAACACTGTCGAAGGCTGCAAGCTGACGCCCGGCATGGCGGTGTCGATGCAGTGGTTGAAGCCCGGTACGACGCTCAATGGCCATGCCCATTGCTGGTGGCATCTGTTCATCATCCAGTCCGGCACAGGCGCCTTGACCTTGGGCGAGGCCGATGAAGTCAGCGTCAGCCCCGGTGACGTGCTGCTGGTGCCGGCCTGGACGCGACACGGTTTCATCAACACCAGCGCCACAGAGCCGCTGGCCATGCTCAACATGAGCAACATGCCGCAGATCGCCCAACTCGCCGGTCCAGCCGACGCCATCGCCTGATTTCACCCCACCCGACGTTACCCCCGCCCCCCCAGGGAGTCCGCATTGTGCCGACTCCCTTTTTGTTTCCGGTGGCAGTTTTCTGTATCCGTATAAACAGATAATTTCTGTATCTGTTCAGCGTTTAATCATCTAAATACGATCGCTTCTAATGCAACGGATTATTGTGTTGATGCAAGGGAGCGTTCTATGGAAAGTACCAGGATTGAATTGTATGTCGGTGCTGACTTTGTCAGTGCTTTTGCCATGTCGGCATTTGTGGCGTTAAAGGAAAAGCAACTTTCTTTTAAACTTGTCACACTGGATTTGAAAGCGCGTGAAAATTATCAAAGTGCATATCGCGATGTTTCGCTGACTTGCAAAATTCCCACGCTGGTCCATGAAGGTTTTGCCCTGTCGGAATCTTCGGCCATCGCCGAATACCTGGAAGACCTAGCGCCGGGGCATCCGCATCTGTTCCCCCTGGGCATCCAGCAACGCGCCCGCGCCCGTCAACTCCAGGCCTGGTTGCGCAGTGATCTGCTGGTGATTCGTAAAGAGCGCCCGGCGGACCTCATCTACTTCGGCAAAAAGAACACGGCGCTGTCCGACGAAGCCCAGGCTGCGGTGGCCAGGTTGTTCTTCGTTGCCGAGCACCTGCTCGAGGAGGGCGCCGAAAACCTGTTCGGCGACTGGAGCATCGCCGACACCGACCTGGCAATCATGCTCAACCGCCTGGTGGCCAATGGCGATCCGGTGCCTGAGCGCCTGGTGAAGTACGTGCGTGGGCAGTGGGATCGCGACAGTGTCCGGGCGTGGATGGACCTGGAGCGCATCGCGCCCGCCATTGCACCTTGATTCCGTGAGGCTTTTACACCAGGAGCGCTGCCATGCAAGGACTGTCGGAGCAGGAACGTTACAAACCCTACAACTCACGCACCATTCGCGACACGCCGTACTGGCAGAAACTGACACCCGCGTTGCAGGAGGCCATGAACGTGGTGGCGCGGGTCATGCCGTTTCGCACCAATGAATACGTGCTGGGCCACCTGATCGACTGGGACAACATCCCGAACGACCCGATTTTTCGCCTGACCTTCCCGCACAAGGACATGTTGCTGGAAGAGGAGTACGCGTCGCTCAAGCAGTTGATCGACTCGGATGATGCCGTCGCCATCAAGCGGCGCATCGAGGCGATCTGGCTGCGCATGAACCCGCACCCGGCCGGGCAGCTGACGCACAACGCCGCCATCCTCGACGGAAAAGTGCTGCCAGGCTTGCAGCACAAGTACCGAGAGACCGTGCTGTTTTTCCCCGGTGCCGGTCAGACGTGTCACGCCTACTGCACTTTCTGTTTCCGCTGGGCGCAGTTCATCGGTGAGGAAGAACTCAAGTTCAACGCTCGGGAATCCCAGGAACTGGTGAATTACCTGCGGGTGCACACCGAGGTCACCGACGTGCTGATCACCGGCGGCGATCCGATGATCATGAACACCCGTTCCTTGGCGGGGTACATCGAGCCGCTGCTGGCGCTACCACACCTCAAGAGCATCCGTATCGGCACCAAATCGGTGGCGTACTGGCCGCAACGATTTGTCAGCGACAAGGATGCGCCGCAGTTGCTGGAGCTGTTCGAGCGGATTGTCGCGGCCGGCAAGCACCTGTCGATCATGGGCCACTACAACCACCCGGTGGAGATCCGCCAGGCCGTCGCTCGCCAGGCCATCGAACGCATTCGCTCGACCGGCGCGACCCTGCGCATACAGGCGCCGGTGATCCGCCACATCAACGAAGATCCCGCCGACTGGGCGGCGCTGTGGACCGAGGGCGTGCGGCTCGGGGCGGTTCCGTATTACCTGTTCGTCGAGCGCGACACCGGGCCGAGTCACTACTTCGCGATGCCGCTGGCGCGGGCTTTCGAGATCTTCCAGGCGGCTTATCGCAGCGTGTCCGGGTTGGCGCGCACGGTGCGCGGGCCGTCGATGAGCACGTTCTACGGCAAGGTGCTGATCAACGGCATCGAGGTGGTCGCCGGGGAAAAGGTCTTCGTCCTGCAGTTCCTCCAGGCCCGTGATCCGCAATGGGTGTTGCGCACCTTCTATGCGCGCTTCGACCCGCATGCCACCTGGTTCGATCAGCTGCGGCCGGCATTTGGCGAAGCGTCGTTCTTCTTTCAACTGCCGCCGGCGAACGCGCCTGAATTGATACCGGTCCTGCTCGAAACGGCGTAGGACGATTCATCTGGAGATAAGGACATGAGCAGTATCGGCTTCGATCAGCGGCAAGGTTTCATCTGGCTCGACGGCGAGTTCGTCGAGTGGTCCCAGGCCCGGCTGCACGTGCTGACCCACGGTCTGCATTACGCCAGCACCGTGTACGAGGGGGAGCGGGTCTACGGCGGCAAGGTGTTCAAGTTGCGCGAACACAGCGAGCGGCTGTATCGCTCGGCGCAACTGATGGATTTCGTCATTCCCTTCGAGCGGGCCGAGCTGGAGGCGGCCAGCCGCGAACTGCTGCAACGCAACAACGTGGTCGACGGTTACCTGCGACCGGTGGCGTGGCGTGGCAGTGAGATGATCTCCACCTCGGCGCGCTTCAACCGCGTGCATGTGGCGATCGCCTGCTGGCAATGGCCGAGCTACTTCGACCCGGCGGCGCGCATGGCCGGCATTCGCCTGAAAACGGCCGCATGGCGGCGCCCGCCACCGGACACCAGCCCGTTCCAGGCCAAGGCCTCAGGGCATTACCAGATCGCCACGCTGAGCAAGCACGACGCGGAAAATCACGGCTATCACGATGCGCTGATGCTCGACTGGCGCGGCCATGTCGCCGAGGCCACCAGCGCCAACGTGTTCTTCGCCAACGGCCGCACGCTGTATACGCCCACGCCCGATTGCTTTCTCGATGGCATCACCCGCCAGACCGTCATCGAACTGGCCCAGGCACTGGATTACCAAGTGGTCGAACGCACGATCCTGCCCACCGAGCTTGGCGATTTCGAGGAGTGTTTTCTGACCGGCACCGCCGCCGAAATCACCCCCGTGCAGAGCATCGACCAGCACGGCTATCG
This DNA window, taken from Pseudomonas sp. MYb118, encodes the following:
- the yfcF gene encoding glutathione transferase: MESTRIELYVGADFVSAFAMSAFVALKEKQLSFKLVTLDLKARENYQSAYRDVSLTCKIPTLVHEGFALSESSAIAEYLEDLAPGHPHLFPLGIQQRARARQLQAWLRSDLLVIRKERPADLIYFGKKNTALSDEAQAAVARLFFVAEHLLEEGAENLFGDWSIADTDLAIMLNRLVANGDPVPERLVKYVRGQWDRDSVRAWMDLERIAPAIAP
- a CDS encoding KamA family radical SAM protein, with amino-acid sequence MQGLSEQERYKPYNSRTIRDTPYWQKLTPALQEAMNVVARVMPFRTNEYVLGHLIDWDNIPNDPIFRLTFPHKDMLLEEEYASLKQLIDSDDAVAIKRRIEAIWLRMNPHPAGQLTHNAAILDGKVLPGLQHKYRETVLFFPGAGQTCHAYCTFCFRWAQFIGEEELKFNARESQELVNYLRVHTEVTDVLITGGDPMIMNTRSLAGYIEPLLALPHLKSIRIGTKSVAYWPQRFVSDKDAPQLLELFERIVAAGKHLSIMGHYNHPVEIRQAVARQAIERIRSTGATLRIQAPVIRHINEDPADWAALWTEGVRLGAVPYYLFVERDTGPSHYFAMPLARAFEIFQAAYRSVSGLARTVRGPSMSTFYGKVLINGIEVVAGEKVFVLQFLQARDPQWVLRTFYARFDPHATWFDQLRPAFGEASFFFQLPPANAPELIPVLLETA
- a CDS encoding cupin domain-containing protein is translated as MNNFKGGYFSYKDFRQSLGNPPANAQVWKHNELSDLRHSLDASEVDIVSLARDNTVEGCKLTPGMAVSMQWLKPGTTLNGHAHCWWHLFIIQSGTGALTLGEADEVSVSPGDVLLVPAWTRHGFINTSATEPLAMLNMSNMPQIAQLAGPADAIA
- a CDS encoding branched-chain amino acid aminotransferase; translated protein: MSSIGFDQRQGFIWLDGEFVEWSQARLHVLTHGLHYASTVYEGERVYGGKVFKLREHSERLYRSAQLMDFVIPFERAELEAASRELLQRNNVVDGYLRPVAWRGSEMISTSARFNRVHVAIACWQWPSYFDPAARMAGIRLKTAAWRRPPPDTSPFQAKASGHYQIATLSKHDAENHGYHDALMLDWRGHVAEATSANVFFANGRTLYTPTPDCFLDGITRQTVIELAQALDYQVVERTILPTELGDFEECFLTGTAAEITPVQSIDQHGYRPGNACRDFIAAYTQTVNA
- a CDS encoding RidA family protein, with translation MQKKMSCDERFIALAKELDYDIYGENTVGGHYAPLVRHHDELYISGLVPRTNGRIQYPGRVGLELDMADAQAAASISAMRGLALIVDAIGSLDKIKSLIRITVYVKCTADFVDLSEVANGASDVFSHVLGDAGKHTRTTVGVYQLPKNAAVEVDMIVALRPSVL